The region gatattaacaaaaatatataccGAATATTCTTGGAGTTAAGTTTgttgagaaaatattaaaactttttatttatttatttataaataatattagaTAATATCAAAATATCATGCCTTTGATTGGTTGACTGGGTCTGGCTGACCACAAAAAATGCCCCATTTAAAATGGGACGCGTAAGCCTTTCGATTGGAACCAAAGGATTTTTCAAAGGCCAATTTCATGGCCACAACAAGCGCCTTGCTGTACAAGAATTCAACACGTAAACGCCAGATGGGTCCCATTACACAACCTAGAGATCTCTCCAACAATGACTTAGAAAAGTGTCTTCTACTCCCAGGCTTCAATGACCAAACAATCCCCTTGTTGTTTGAATAAcataattcttttcttttttaaaaaacaatcttactttttttttttttaatatttttttaataatatatatatatatatatatatatatatatatatatatatatatatatatatatatatataagttttttttttttgaagcaataatatatataagtattGATATCTTATAAGTTTATGACTTTTTGTATAAATGACTTGCTTAATTcatcatatttgtttttttttttcaaattaccataataagatTATAGGAATTTCCATACAAACTCGCTTCTAAAAGTGACACGTATATAAACCTACTATACACTTCAAGttcaagacaaaaacaaaaaacgaaaaatgCTAATGAATAAAGATAAAAGCTGTGGGAAGTTTCTAACAGCTTTAACTATGGTTATTCCACACATAACTGATCCTGCTACAACAGAGTCTTTGGCTGCTTGAAGGGCAGTCAATCTGTGTAGAGATCTGGGCTTCACACAGGTGATCTTGAAAGGTGACTCTCTGCTTGTAGTTTCGGCCATTAGTAAGGATTCTCCCTGTTAGAGTAGTTTCGAACAATTCCTTGTAGACATCAGACTTTGGATGCACGACATCCCTCTAATTGAGGTGCGGTACACACGCAGAGGTGCAAACCAAGCAACTCACATTATGGCCAAATCTGCTCTAAAGTTCAtgttaaattgtgtttggatTGAGAAGAGCCCCTCCCTATATCCATAATATTGTACTTAAGGTTTACCTATTTGATCTTTGAAATAGACatctttaaagaaaaaaaagaaagaaaaaagctgCCCATTTTACAGTATTTAGTTtgaaattaattagaatttaattcaaattatttgcgaaacaaaagaaaaatctaattaattgaaattaatgagtatttaataaattaaactagcgattaaataaaaattcagaatAAGAGGCCGttgcaaaaaatttctttcaatttagtttaatggattttttttttttgttcttcaaaatTTCCTTTTAATTGATGCAACCGACAAACCCAAAAGAAAGTTTTCGCCGTAATAAACCGAAAGACCAGGGGCATGTATTTTCCCACACCTTAACACGTGCATCACAATTCACAATTCACAATgtgtatataataataataatactaaaacTTTTCCATTTTCCAGTCGCCCACAGTAACGAGAAAACGCAGACGATACCCATAATTCCATACCCAAATCCAAACGCGTTTACCTttaaagtctctctctctctctctctctctctctctctgagactCTCTAGGGTTTATCTTCCCCACCTGCTTTTTGCTTCCAAGGTATTGTATTGTCCAATTAGATCTGTTACatttttgggttatttttataaattttttttctctgattctgtgaatttttttgggggattttttgGGCTTTGCAGAGGTGAGAATGGAATCGGTGACGGCGACGGTCGTCCGGTCTCCATTCGGCGTATCTGGACTCGCCGGTAGATCGGGTATTTTGACTACGAACGGGCCCGATTTCGTACGTTTCGGTACCAAGTTCCTGCCCTCGATTAAGGTACGagatcttttttgttttggggtttGATGGGTTTAAAGTTTATGCATGGTCATTCATCTCTTCTGTTTAAAGAAACGCAAAAATGGGCCAAAGGAACGCTTTTGCATGGGTTTCTGATTTGTTGTTtgggggaattttttttttccttcacacTTAAATATGTGTTTTTCTGTTTCGTTTTGGATTAAGAGCTGGAATTCTTGTGCTCTCAATTTTCCGTTTTCTTGAAAAATACCAACCACTCTGTTTTATTTCGTAGCTTAGACTCTTAGCTATGAGCGTCTTTACAGAACAAATCTTGAAGCTCCTCAACAGGCTAGAACTTGAGCATAGAAGCCTGTATGCGTTTATCCAACTATAGACACGCCAAAGGGAACAAATATAGTTAGTGCATgtgaaaattagaaaatatgGTGAAGATTGAGGTCATGGATACAATCCAATATGAGTGCGTGAGTAAAGTTTGGAGACttgtttttttcccctctttttgGGTGAAACATGAGTTCAATCCCGTATGAGGGTATGCCGAATGTTTAgccatccaaaaacaaaaaagtttgaATATTCTCTTTCGGATGAAAAACGTGTGCCTTACTTTTACTTATGGAGCCTGCTTGGTCTATCATAGTTGGTTCacctcacctttttttttttttttcgttttattttgtgcgtcaaaatttgattcatttttcatttgattgaTGCTTTCCAGCATTGTGCTTCAATTTCTCACCCGAAGTCAGGGCATCGGGGAGTGGGTTTTGGAAGTAGGAGATGCCTGCTTGTGAGGGCATCATCGTCTCTGGACTCATCAGGGTCGAGTGCTCCAATTGCTCCGCTTCAGCTGGAGTCTCCGATTGGGCAGTTTCTGTCAGAGATCCTAATAAGCCACCCACATCTTGTGCCTGCTGCTGTTGAGCAGCAGCTTGAACAGCTCCAAACTGATCGTGATGctgagaaaaagaaggaagagcCTTCTGCTTCTGGGACCGACTTAGTTCTATCCAGGTCGGTTTAACATTTCACAAACAACTAGTAGTCAATTGCATACGAATTTTGGTATTGCTTTCTTTTCGAGTTCTTGAAATACAAATTGCCCATGTTAATTGTACAAAGTGTAGAttagttaaaattttcaatttattgcttattttttatatttttattagtaaGATTGTCCCTAGATTGATCATTAAATTAAACACAGGACATAAATAAAACAGGGGAAGTTGTAACATTCTTTTTGTCTCCATTAATTTCTTTGAGAACTGAATAATGAATTGTAATTTTGAAGAGAAATATTGATTGTGTTAATGGTGTTTTTGAAATTGTCAGGAGAATCGCTGAGGTTAAGGCTAATGAAAGGAGAAAGGCTTTGGAAGAAATCTTATATGCATTGGTGGTGCAGAAATTCATGGATGCTAATGTTTCTTTGATACCCGCCATAGCCCCCTCTTCCTCAGATACTTCTAGCCAAGTTGATATATGGCCAAGCGAAGATGAGAAGCTTGAGGAGCTTCACTCTCCTGAAGCCTATGAGATGATCCAGAACCACCTAGCTCTGATTATGGGGAACCGTGCAGGTGATTCAACCTCTGTTGCGCAGATAAGCAAACTCAGGGTTGGGCAAGTCTATGCAGCATCTGTGATGTATGGATATTTCCTCAAGCGTGTTGACCAGAGGTTTCAGCTTGAGAAGACAATGAAAATCCTTTCAAATGCATCGGATGAGAAAGAGAGTAATATTCAGCCTGCTGTGGGGGGAGACATGAAACCCAGTGGTGAGGAGGTCTCTTTCCGGGCTGCATCATCCCATCCTGAAGTCTCTTCCTGGGCCGGTGGCATCAGTCCTGGGGGGTTTGGTCATGGGTTAAAGGCTTCTCGTCTGAGAACTTATGTAATGTCTTTTGATGGGGAGACGCTTCAGAGATATGCCACAATAAGATCCAAGGAGGCTGTTAGCATCATTGAGAAGCATACAGAGGCATTGTTTGGAAGACCTGAAATTGTTATAACACCTGATGGGACGGTGGATTCTTCTAAGGATGAACTAATCAAGATTAGCTTTGGTGGTTTGAAGAGACTTGTCTTGGAGGCAGTGACTTTTGGTTCTTTTCTCTGGGATGTCGAGAGCTACGTGGATTCAAGGTACCATTTTGTGTTGAATTGAGTATTGTTCACTTATATCCCTGGCAAAGCAAATCGTTAGTGGACGCACAACTGACCTAAACTTGGTCGAGTGTAATTTTGGTGATGGGTACCAGGTAATTTGGAGCTAATTGTTCTGTACATAACAAAAGTTGTTGGACTTCAGGATTATGCAGCTATAGACAGTCTTCTATGTGAAATGTACTTGATGTTTGTGCCTCATTGTTTTATTCTTATAGGCACTGAAAAAAGTGAGTTGTTATGTTGTTAGGATACACGTGGATTGGTTCTCTTTCTTATCTGTTTTTATAGCAAACTGATAAGAGAAACTGGGGCAAACTGCAGTGAAAGCACAAATTGATAAGGGATGAGTTATTACCAAGGGAAATTCATTTATTAAAGATTAAGTGACATCATATTCTGAATATATCTCTACATGGTGGAGTGGAACTCCTTGgatatacactacaaaaaaaaaaattcatttatggCATTTTTAATCATCAGCTTTGCAAAAGGTTAGCTGGCATATATAAAATATGCCAGTAACTTTTTTTAAACTCTCTGGCGTATGCCCATGCGCCAGGGAAAACACACTGGCGCATGGGCATACGCCTGGGGTGCAAGCACAAACTAACAATGAAATTCCTGGCGCTTGTTGGTTCATTCCGGGCAATAATTCTTGTGCCAAGATTTTCTGGCATATGTGATATATGCCAGTAATTATCAATTTTCAGACACTGCATCTGTGGTAGATGCAATTGCCAGGAATCAAATGCCACCACCACAGATGCAATTGCCAGGAACATGTTTCCTGGCATTTATTGATGCATTCCTGGCATTTAAAAACTGTCAGGaatggacattttttttttttagtgatagGACGAAATTATGCAGAACTTTGCCAAATATGTCATGGAATACAATCTTTGCTTCAGCCTGCTTAAGTTCAACGGACAGAAGTGCTGCTGTCAGGTGCAAGAAGGGATGTAAAAGCTACCTGTGAGCGAGTTCGGGCTTGGCTCGTGCGCGACTtagttattaaatgagctattcgtgaacatgaaactatactcgattattaaacgatacatacccgTATAAAACTCGGCTAgctcgtttaaagttcgcgAACATACTCATAAAAAGGCTCGACTCGCTTATTAACTCggctcgtatatatttattaataaatatatgcatatatattgataaaattaacttatttagtatatcacttattaattaacaataattaattattactatacattataaaatatataaaaaatgataaaagataattaagatggttatataatgtcacataatttctaaattctaacccataagtatacaattcatagtACTGTAAACTATAAAGATTAGGAACTAGTGGTAACTGGATCACTTTACTACAAAAGATcgatatttctttttttgagtcgagttgagcttaatttttaaaacttgttatgagctcgagctcatgatAAATGAGTTTGGCTTGGCTCGAGCTTGACTTGAGCTCGTGATAAAAAAGCTCGGCTCAAGCTCGTGATAGAAAAGCTcggctcgagctcaagctcgtgataaatttaaatgaaacaAACATGGACATGCATTACTCGCTCGAGCTCCGCTCGTTTACATCCCTAGGTGCAGGAAATGAGATTCTGATGTGGTGTTTCTTTACTGATATTCAGGCTCGTTTTGAGGAGAGTTGAGCTACTGCTTTTATCGTAACACATATGACATAATCCAAAAGTAACCAACTCTTGAAATCAGAATGCCACACCAAACGTCTTAAACTATATTGCACTGATGCAAGTGTCTTGTTTTCCGAATAACTGACCAAAGAAATCAAGAGAACAGAGACCATTTGCATTGAATAATCTGTCTGTTTTCCATAAGAAAGCATAGAGGTGTCGCACATCATAGAAGCAAACATATTTTTCATAACTCAATAATCTATTACAATAAaacattatgcttaaatagagtTATAGACTAAACTCCAACCTTAGTCTTAATGTGACGAAAAGGGCCAAGCCTATTATTAAAGtacattaaatttaaaattttggatcAAAGCCTCttaattgaattaaaataaaattaatagtttaaataaaactaaaggtCCAATTTATTCCATCCTACCGAGCATTGTAATCATTGGTAGGAGCGCCTAGCTCATTCATGTAGCCTCCGATCACATCAGAATCGCTTGGGTCATTCATGATGCTCGCGATTGAAGCATTGCAATCACTGTATGTAGAAGTACCTAGCTCATTCATGTAGCCTCCGGTTACAGCATAATCGCCTAGGTCATAGTCATTCGCGATTGAACCACAGTTATAACTAGTAGAAGCGCCTTGGCCATTCATTGAGCCATCCAGTGAAGGACGGGGGTCTTGGTTATTCATTATTGAGCCATCGAGAGAAGGACAAGTGTCTTGGTCAATCATGTGGAATTTTGACTTTTTGAGGACAGGTTCAGAGTCTCCAGCTATCCAAAAATCTCGATTCCAATTGGACAGCTCTGGCAAATCAAGGGTAGTCAGAAGGCCAGTCCAATCTGAATCTAGGGCATCAGAAATATCATTTGAGTCGGCCTGCAAATCAACGTGATGTTAGAAACATCTATAAATGAAGGAGATTCTTACCTAGTGGAACAGGCCAATCAGGCAATGGTATGCTTACTTCTCTAGAATTGGAAGGTCCAGCTTGGCTAGTGTTTAACTGTCGCTTTCGATCAGGCAATGGTGTAGTTACTTCTTTGCCCTTGTTTGGTCGATAggataagagaaatgatactgGTACACAATGTTTACAACAATGTTACAACAGTCCTACGTGAAAAGACTGTTTAAaccttttttctcatttttttaatatcacacAGCCTTCGTCAAAACTGgttggggggaaatgaaaaatTCCATTTCCCCCCAAAGCTGAACGAACgcaccccctctctctctctctgaagtcTGTCCGTACAGTCCCCAAATCGGCCTCCGGCGTCCGTCCCCGGTCCTTCACCGGAGTTCCGCCcccagccccgctctctctcccgccTGATCTGCCGCCCCCAGCGCcgctcgctctctctcccgccggatctgccgcccccagcacctctcccgccggatctgccgcccccagccccgctctctctcccACCGGATCTGCGGCGCCTagccccgctctctctcccACCGGATCTGCCGCGCCCAGCCCCGCTCTGtctcccgccggatctgccgcccccagccccgcgctctctcccgctcgctccggaccgccctctctctctcccgctcgctccggaccgccctctctctctctcccgctcgctccggaCCGCCGCCCGCTTATAGATTATGTGGCTTCTTATTAAGTTAAGCTAAACCAACACTATTACTATACTGTTGTTTGGATCTTTGAATTGTGAGTAGTATGGATCTGCTTATAGATTATGTGGcttcttattaatttttttttccctcaaatcGAATATCTGTTTCATCTTTTCAGTGAGCTGATTGCCTGATTGTTTTAGGTTAAACTTGAATTCCTTGAATTATATAAACTTATCTTTTCATTTGTTACACTATGTCCCATAACTTTTTCCACTTTCCATCTGCTCCTTTCTTTGATGAGAGTGAAGGACTATTTATTGGATTGGCCTTTCTGGACCCCTTTTGTAATGCCCCTAGCCCGTGCAGTTCGAAACATCTCTTAATTCTGAGATATGTAGATGTTTGTGTTTCTTACTTTTAGCTATGGCTTAcctgaaaaaagtaaaaagaaaactaaaaattaagtcAGTTTGATCTTGTATAAACTGTTTGGACCTCTTATGTAGCAAAGTTGTATTCCATTGTTTCTATTGCCTAATGTTATCTTACATGTTTCAGGTAATATTAATGCTGGAATACGTTGAACGATATTCTCTTATGATGTGCCATTCTTGTCGGGCTGTTAGAATATAAGCTATTGGTTATTGTTCTAGTACATCAAGGGATCTCAGATCTATATGTTGGTTGTTATTTACGCAGAAAGTGTAATTTGAGAACTACATGATTGGTGGGATAGAGTGGATGTAATTATGGATGAATGACAAAATGCACAAaatgcaataattttttttttttttttttcgtacaGGTGCAGGTTTGTATAGTTACACCTGATCTGTTCGATTTTGTAATAGTAGCCTGCTAGCTTGTGTTAAGGTTGGACGTTCTTTGTTTAGTGTATGCTTCTTTCTGCAGCGGGAGGCCCAGTTGTTTCAAACTTGAGTGCTTTGTAGCAAAGGTTTGTAGAAAGTTCGTGTTTCCAgcttataataaaatttgatttctagAAAGTTTGATGATGCTGTGAATGCATTCTCTCAAATCGGACCTCTTCCTGTATTTTTACAAATGACAGCTTGAACAGGTGTCCACTTTGGTAATCTTTATATTTGCTCTGGTGGCGAAACCATCCATTGTCATGCTAAATTGGTAGGCTGATGTTAATGTCAGTGCTAGGAAGAAATTGAGGAATGTAATAATGGTGGACCTCTAATTCTATTGAGACTCTTACATGTATTTTTGCTCATGAAGTGAGTCCAATTCCATTAAGAATAATATAGTAgactaaaaagaagaaacaggcttgaaatttaaataaacatatTGTAAAATTTGTTTTGCAATAGCCCAAGGCATAATTGTATAAAACTCAAACCTTAAGCAAAGAAGAATGAAGATTTACAAAGCACCTCATTCTTGCATATCCAATCTCAGGTAATCAGGTCAATAAAGCCTAAAACATGTGTATATCTTGGGGTTGTCCATATGGTCTTCCACAAAAAATGGAGTTTGAGGTTCAAaggaaaatccaagacaaagagaaataaatgaacaatgacaaagtgaacgtgatttcatcttgAACATATTCACATgtctacttgtggttctaaaaccagactttgataattttgggctcaatgtTGCCTTTGCAAGGAGGTAAAACATTAcagaacaaaacagaaaaaagaaaaaaagcagcACAAAAGTgtcaaaacacaacaaaatacattGCAACGTTGCCTTGATCTTCGATTAAATTTTTGCTTTGGTTCATCTTCTTTATGAGCAAATGTAGAtgttcttttgatcttcaatGAAGTTGTCTAGTTCAATTTCATCCTGATGGTGTTCATCTACATCCCAAGCTGTATTGCCACTCTGAAAAACCaagacatcattttttttttattacacttcATCATATGATGCTAAAAGTATGGGGATCTCACCTTGTCGAGATGAGCTTCACAAGCATCCAGCAATACTGCAAACTCCCTAACTACTCTCCCATCCTCACTTTCTGCAATCCAAATTCAAGTCAATCACAATGAACATAGATTGAACAACTTCAAGAGTAAATTGAGGAAAAGAATGCTCCTAAAGAGTAAATGATCATCTAGTTGCTCCTATATCGTGTAAAACATTTATTCCATCTCCATAGTTCTACCATCACTGTTCACCAACATCCGCttcaaaaaccattttttttcacTAGCGCAATTCAGTTACTAAAAGAGACAAGCCATGAAGAAACTCAAATAtgcaaatatcatttttttaaaatcccaAAGATACTTTTTTCAGTTTAGAGTTTTATAAACTGATGCATGACCATATCAGGAGCCCAAACCAATCTTGAATCAAATAGAGAaactttaaataatttaaaccatCCACTTCTTGaaagtattttagaaaattcaggTGATGCTTCACAAAAAATAGACAACTCCAATTCTATGATTCTATGTACAATTCTATGATTtgtctttcattaattttaagCTTCCTCGAGCTTGTTCACCTGTTTGAGGACTGGTGGCCTACAAAGTGGAACCAAGAATACAGCTGTAAatccaaattaaaaggaaattcCATCATGCATTTGAGGGATATGAAGACATCAAAGCACTTATTTATCTGAAATATCATAACTTTGAGCCTTCAATTTATTGTACAGAAAGTCATAAGTCCACACCCTAATCAAAATGGACTGCTCTGCCTCAGTTGCCTTCTTGGAAGAACTGTTCTTTTGCTCTTCTTCACGGCGCTGTCTATCCATTCTGGTCAAGTTAGATACTGAAAGATCAGAAAGACATAATTGCAAAccacacaaaaactaacatcaaacaataatttcagagagagaaagagagttacCGGAGGGACAGGGACGACCGGCAccggagcgagcgggagagacaGAGGGCTGCGGGCGGCGGTTTCCGACGGACGGAGCaggcagatccggccagagagaaagagagatgtgCGTAGGaggcagatccggccagagagagagagaggtgtgcGTAGGaggcagatccggccagagagagagagaggggctgcggGCGGCGGTCTCCGACGGACGGAGGAGGATAACTCCGGTAAAGGACCGGAGAGGGACGCCGGACGCCGGATTTAGGACGGGGACTGTTCGGAGagaattcagagagagagagggcgggtgcgttggggggaaatgaaatttcatttcccctccaaccggttttgacgaaaaaatgaaaaaaaatgaaaaaaacgtTTAAACCCACTTTCCACGTAGGACTGTTGTAACATTGTTGTAAACATTGTGTACCAGTATCATTTCTCATAGGGTAAACGACAGATGGCAAAGTTTTTCTACATAAAGTAAATCCGATCTTCTAAGATGACACTATtcattattttggaaaaaataggaagccattaattaatatataacaaaaGACGAGATAGGTAGATAGAAAGCCAACCTTATTCGGGTTGACGCGCTCCTTGGGTGTGTAGTACGCATGTATTACCCACTTTCCAATTCCATCTTCCGCATCCTTACACAGATACCTTTTTTTTGCAATCAGCTGCCCTTTGTGCCAGATTTCGACAGGACCACCGGTGTATTTCCAGTGCCCAGGATTGGTCTTTCCCAGCCGATTCCCTTCCTCGTCCATCTCCGAGAAGAAATACATGTCGTCGCCTACTATGAAAAAAGAATGCCGCTGTAATCTACGCattgattctttctttttttttcttcttttttggcaaACCGAATGCATCAAAAATGTTCatgca is a window of Alnus glutinosa chromosome 4, dhAlnGlut1.1, whole genome shotgun sequence DNA encoding:
- the LOC133865504 gene encoding UV-B-induced protein At3g17800, chloroplastic-like gives rise to the protein MESVTATVVRSPFGVSGLAGRSGILTTNGPDFVRFGTKFLPSIKHCASISHPKSGHRGVGFGSRRCLLVRASSSLDSSGSSAPIAPLQLESPIGQFLSEILISHPHLVPAAVEQQLEQLQTDRDAEKKKEEPSASGTDLVLSRRIAEVKANERRKALEEILYALVVQKFMDANVSLIPAIAPSSSDTSSQVDIWPSEDEKLEELHSPEAYEMIQNHLALIMGNRAGDSTSVAQISKLRVGQVYAASVMYGYFLKRVDQRFQLEKTMKILSNASDEKESNIQPAVGGDMKPSGEEVSFRAASSHPEVSSWAGGISPGGFGHGLKASRLRTYVMSFDGETLQRYATIRSKEAVSIIEKHTEALFGRPEIVITPDGTVDSSKDELIKISFGGLKRLVLEAVTFGSFLWDVESYVDSRYHFVLN